A genomic stretch from Gammaproteobacteria bacterium includes:
- the rimP gene encoding ribosome maturation factor RimP — protein sequence MRTAPDKVLNLIEPAVSSLGFEFVGAEYLPSGKHSVLRIYIDHENGVTLDDCAKVSHQVSGILDVEDIIRGQYNLEVSSPGLDRPLFTKAHFQKFVGSQVKLVLAVAVDGRRKFQGILEQFDGVNVVLDVDGSTVELPFENIDRANLIPVF from the coding sequence GGATAAAGTACTTAATCTGATAGAGCCTGCGGTTTCGTCACTCGGGTTCGAATTTGTGGGTGCTGAATATCTACCGTCCGGGAAACATTCCGTGTTACGGATTTATATAGACCACGAAAACGGTGTGACTTTAGATGACTGCGCTAAGGTTAGTCACCAAGTCAGCGGTATTCTGGATGTGGAAGATATCATCCGGGGGCAATATAACCTGGAGGTGTCTTCGCCCGGACTGGATCGACCCTTGTTTACCAAGGCGCATTTTCAGAAGTTTGTGGGCAGTCAGGTCAAGCTGGTTTTGGCCGTAGCGGTAGATGGACGGCGTAAATTCCAGGGAATCCTGGAGCAGTTTGATGGCGTCAATGTGGTACTTGACGTTGATGGCAGTACAGTGGAACTGCCGTTTGAGAATATTGATCGGGCAAATTTAATTCCGGTCTTTTAA